The Alcaligenes aquatilis genome contains the following window.
CCGAGCAAATCACCATGTCCGATTTGGGTGAGGCAGATTATGATGCTGTTTTATTTGAAGGCGACAGCGATGAACTCCGGCACGTGCTGGGCCAGGTGGCTGAACGCCCTGGTCCCATTGTTGGGGTTCAGGGGCTGTTGACACAGGAATTGGAGGAGGGCGCAGCGTACGTGATCGAGCGTTTGCTGCGTGAAGTCTCAGTTAGTACCAATACAGCGGCAGCTGGAGGCAATGCCAGTTTGATGATGGTTGGTTGATCTTGGCGGGCACTCATTTCTATGCACACGTTTGGTCGCACATTTCACCTGGAGCGGCGGCCCGGCGTCTATTCTCACGGCAAGGGCCGGCTTGTAGCGCGGCTATATTAAAAACGAAGGAGAACAATATGCAGTCCATCACGACCTTTAAATTGGCCTTGGTTTCGACAGCGGTTTTCGGTGCATTGGCGGCTAGCCCCGCCTTGGCCGCTGACAAAGTTATCAAGCTGGGTTTTGCGGCTCCCCTGACCGGCCCGCAAGCTCACTACGGTGAAGATATGCGCAACGGTCTGGTGCTGGCGCTGGAAGAGGCCAACGCCCAAAAGATTGAGATTGACGGTGCAACCGCCCGCTTTGAGCTGGTCGCCAAGGATGATCAGGCTGACCCGCGTACCGCCGTTCAGGTGGCTCAGCAAATTGTGGACGATGAGGTGGATGGTGTATTGGGCCATTTCAACTCGGGCACCACCATTCCCGCCTCGCGTGTCTACAATGACGCGGGTATCCCCCAGATTGCCATGGCAACCTCGCCTGAGTACACCCAGCAAGGTTACGACAACACCTTCCGCATGATGACCAGCGACACCCAGCAAGGTGCCGCTGTGGGTCAGTTCATCGTCAAGGATCTGGCGGCCAAGAAAGTGGCGTTGATCGATGACCGGACCGCCTACGGTCAAGGTCTGACAGATCAGGTGGCCCGTGCGGTAGAAAAAGCCGGTGGCCAGATCGTCGCCCGTGAATACACCACGGACAAAGCCAACGACTTCACCTCTATTCTGACCAACATCAAATCCAAACAGCCCGATGCCATCTTCTTTGGCGGTCTGGATGCGCAGTCCGGCCCCATGAAGCGCCAGATGCAGACTCTGGACATTCAGGCACCGCTGGTTTCGGGCGAAATGACCCGCAGCGACACCTTCCTGCGCTTGGCTGGCAATGCGGCTGACGGCACCTACGCGTCCCTGGCCGGTGT
Protein-coding sequences here:
- a CDS encoding branched-chain amino acid ABC transporter substrate-binding protein, whose protein sequence is MQSITTFKLALVSTAVFGALAASPALAADKVIKLGFAAPLTGPQAHYGEDMRNGLVLALEEANAQKIEIDGATARFELVAKDDQADPRTAVQVAQQIVDDEVDGVLGHFNSGTTIPASRVYNDAGIPQIAMATSPEYTQQGYDNTFRMMTSDTQQGAAVGQFIVKDLAAKKVALIDDRTAYGQGLTDQVARAVEKAGGQIVAREYTTDKANDFTSILTNIKSKQPDAIFFGGLDAQSGPMKRQMQTLDIQAPLVSGEMTRSDTFLRLAGNAADGTYASLAGVPLSTMAAGEKFAKDYQARFKADPGVYAPYAYDGAWNMITAMKEAGSSKAEDYLPKLAALKRNGATSNNIAYDQNGDLKEIAVTIYEVKDGKWTMVKTMVSQAN